A genomic segment from Glycine max cultivar Williams 82 chromosome 1, Glycine_max_v4.0, whole genome shotgun sequence encodes:
- the LOC121173914 gene encoding uncharacterized protein isoform X1 encodes MWQMTGFPSRRGRAATINTAPPLHTSERHHKSLITSKKPGLANLLTLMRCSKRHILEKRTTPKWIRDQNKPMETFKRNCRKAPVMGHMPLTLHQELNCGLMMLEASLKDVFMELETCPPIIGLVWNN; translated from the exons ATGTGGCAGATGACAGGGTTCCCGTCGCGCCGAGGCAGAGCAGCTACAATCAACACCGCGCCACCACTGCACACCTCGGAGCGCCACCACAAATCCCTCATAACTTCGAAAAAACCTG GTTTGGCTAACCTCCTCACATTGATGAGGTGTTCAAAGAGACACATATTAGAAAAAAGGACAACACCTAAGTGGATAAGAGATCAGAACAAACCTAT ggAGACTTTCAAAAGAAATTGCAGGAAGGCTCCAGTGATGGGACACATGCCATTAACCCTGCATCAAGAGTTAAATTGTGGGCTGATGATGTTGGAGGCAAGTCTCAAGGACGTCTTTATGGAGCTGGAGACATGTCCTCCCATTATAGGTCTGGTGTGGAATAACTAA
- the LOC121173914 gene encoding uncharacterized protein isoform X2: MWQMTGFPSRRGRAATINTAPPLHTSERHHKSLITSKKPGLANLLTLMRCSKRHILEKRTTPKWIRDQNKPMKAPVMGHMPLTLHQELNCGLMMLEASLKDVFMELETCPPIIGLVWNN, translated from the exons ATGTGGCAGATGACAGGGTTCCCGTCGCGCCGAGGCAGAGCAGCTACAATCAACACCGCGCCACCACTGCACACCTCGGAGCGCCACCACAAATCCCTCATAACTTCGAAAAAACCTG GTTTGGCTAACCTCCTCACATTGATGAGGTGTTCAAAGAGACACATATTAGAAAAAAGGACAACACCTAAGTGGATAAGAGATCAGAACAAACCTAT GAAGGCTCCAGTGATGGGACACATGCCATTAACCCTGCATCAAGAGTTAAATTGTGGGCTGATGATGTTGGAGGCAAGTCTCAAGGACGTCTTTATGGAGCTGGAGACATGTCCTCCCATTATAGGTCTGGTGTGGAATAACTAA